A window of Flavobacterium flavigenum contains these coding sequences:
- the prfA gene encoding peptide chain release factor 1, whose product MLDRLQYVKQRFDEISDLIIQPDVIADQKRYVQLNQEYKSIKALVEKREEYILVLANIDEANEIIADGSDADMVEMAKMQLDEAKERLPQLEEEIKFMLIPKDPEDAKNVMVEIRAGTGGDEASIFAGDLFRMYTKYCESQGWRTSVVDMNEGTSGGFKEVIFEVSGEDVYGTLKFEAGVHRVQRVPQTETQGRVHTSAATVMVLPEAEEFDVQIDMNDVRVDFFCSSGPGGQSVNTTKSAVRLTHIPTGLVAQCQDQKSQHKNKDKALTVLRSRLYEMELAKKEAEDASKRTSQVSSGDRSAKIRTYNYAQGRVTDHRIGLTLYDLGNIMNGDIQKIVAELQLVNNMEKLKEASEVF is encoded by the coding sequence ATGTTAGACAGACTTCAATATGTAAAGCAGCGTTTTGATGAGATTTCGGATTTGATTATTCAGCCGGATGTTATTGCGGATCAAAAACGCTATGTACAGCTTAATCAGGAATATAAAAGCATCAAAGCTTTGGTTGAAAAGAGAGAAGAATACATTCTTGTTTTGGCCAATATTGACGAAGCCAACGAAATTATTGCTGACGGAAGCGATGCTGATATGGTCGAAATGGCCAAAATGCAGCTGGATGAAGCAAAAGAACGTTTGCCGCAACTGGAGGAGGAAATCAAATTTATGCTGATTCCTAAAGATCCTGAAGATGCAAAAAATGTAATGGTGGAGATCCGTGCCGGAACGGGTGGGGACGAAGCGAGTATTTTTGCAGGTGATTTGTTCAGGATGTATACTAAATACTGTGAGTCTCAAGGCTGGAGAACTTCTGTGGTGGATATGAACGAAGGAACTTCAGGAGGTTTTAAAGAGGTAATTTTTGAAGTTTCGGGAGAAGATGTGTATGGAACTTTGAAGTTTGAAGCGGGTGTTCACCGTGTTCAGCGTGTTCCTCAAACAGAAACTCAGGGTCGTGTGCATACATCGGCAGCAACGGTTATGGTTTTGCCGGAAGCAGAAGAGTTTGATGTACAGATTGATATGAATGATGTTCGTGTCGATTTCTTCTGTTCATCAGGACCTGGAGGACAGTCGGTAAATACTACGAAATCGGCTGTACGTTTAACGCACATTCCAACCGGATTAGTGGCACAATGTCAGGACCAGAAATCGCAGCATAAAAATAAAGATAAGGCATTAACGGTTTTACGTTCCCGTTTGTACGAAATGGAATTGGCAAAGAAAGAAGCTGAAGATGCGTCTAAACGTACTTCTCAGGTTAGTTCGGGTGACCGTTCTGCTAAAATCCGTACTTACAATTATGCCCAGGGTCGTGTAACGGATCATCGTATCGGACTTACACTTTATGATTTAGGAAATATCATGAATGGTGATATTCAGAAAATTGTTGCTGAGCTTCAACTGGTAAATAATATGGAGAAACTGAAGGAAGCTTCTGAAGTGTTTTAA